The DNA segment CCTCCatttgttcttgagacagggtctcctggagtccagactggccttgaacttctgtgtcagccttccaagttctgggactgaaggtgtgtaccactatgcttGGCTCGTATTCTGGTctatttcttgtctttttttggtGGAGGTAGGGAGAGTGAGGGGACTAGACCTCTCTCTATATCCCTGGTTGGCCTAAAattggctatgtagaccaggctggccttgaactcacactattgactgcctctgtctcctgagagctaggattataggcacaggcctatttcttttcttttggtgattttacttatttttagagAAGCAGGGTCACATGTAatgcaggctggctttgaacgcactatatagccaaggctgtcctcaaacttttTATCCTCCTTCTAATTCCCATGTGCTAACAGGGATGTGCCACCGTGCCCAGCCtatttctttcttgtgtgtgtgcgagcatgtgcctgtgtgtgtgtgtgtgtgtgtatgtgtgtgtgtgtgttcacgtgagCGTGGTGGCTAGCAGACAACTGCCAGTGTTTTTCCTCAGGAGATATCCACCTTATTTTTGGAGGTAGATACTGGCCTGGAGTTCATAAagcaggccaggctggctggctcgAGAGCCCTGGGGCCCGTCCGCCTCGACTCTCTAGTGTTGGGACTATAAGTCTGCATCATCATGATTGgcgctttgtgtgtgtgtgtgtgtgtgtgtgtgtgtgtgtgtgtgtgtgtgtgtgtgtgtgtcgtgtcTCCTGAGTTCAAACTCGGATTCTCATGTTTGTATTACAAGCATTTTTACTTGGCTGAGCTCTCTCTTCACCCCTAGATtaacctctttcttttttctttccttcctttttttttttttttttttttttttttggttttttgaaacagggtttctctgtatagtcctggctgtccaggaactcactctgtagaccaggctggcctcgaactcagaaatccacctacctctgcctcccaagtgctgggattaaaggcatgtgccaccacacctttctGGTTTGGAAAACTAGGAAGTTGGTTTAAGCGACTATTCTTTGTGATAGATGTGGTCAATGAGGGAGATGGGGAAGCCTTCCCCTCTAGGAAAGTTACCCCCTAGTTACTGGTGTGATTATTTGTCCTCTTTCCCAACTTTGAGAGAGGGGTTGGAGAGAATTcctttccccattccctccctGATTTTACCTGCCAGGCTAAAGCTGAATCTTTTGTTCTGAGGCAAAAGGCAGCGGATATTCCTTGGCCTACGGGCCCTGGTCTCAGGAAGCCCCTCTGTGGGACACACCAAGAGCAGGGCAGCCCCTTCTCCCCAGAAGTACTGAGCATGTCCTCTCACGGTATTCCTTCCCTCTAGCCAGGTCACAGAGTCCAGACGCCTGGCAGGGACCACAGAGCACAGGAGGGCAGCGCAAGAGGGGCCATCTGGAGACTTCACAGAGAACTGGGATCCTGGCAGGAGAGAGAGGCTCCTCAGTCTCTTGTGTGTTTTTCCTGATCTCCAGTATCCAGAGAGGTCTTCAGACCCACCTCACCTTTAAGCACAGAGACGTCATACACCCTCCAGTTCTGGTACTTGTGGTTCTGATCCATCACAGTACACCAGTACCGTCCAGCGTCTTCATCTCTGGACCCCTCCAGCCATAAGGAATAATTTCCGAAGAGTTTGTACCTGGAATCGGGTTCGGGTTTCCGAAGGTCTGAGACTGGCTTGTCTACTTGGACCTGAGCCACCAAGATGGTGGAGGAGCCTGCTACAGGGCTGCGGAACCAGGTTAAAAGCTGGCCCCCAAGTAGGGAGGGAGGTGAGGGACACGGCATCTCCACTGACTCCCCGGAGGCTACGTAGATGGTCTGGATGCTGTCTGTGGGGAAAGAGCAGTGTCAGAGCAGAGCTGTCCAGGCCTTCAGCAAGCCCCTACATTAGCTCCAactcctgtcttcctttccttctggggtctttgtttgtttgttttttgtttttgagatagggtttctctgtgtagccctggctgtcctggaactcactctgtagaccaggctggcctcgaactcccttCTGGGGTCTTCAAGCACTGGTGAGCACACATTTCTCAAGTGACTGTTATGAAGAAAGGGAGGTGGGCTGAGAATGTAGTTCAGTCGGTAAAGTGCTTGCCCGAGGCTTTGGGTAGGTGGCAGAGCGCTTGCCTTTTGGGCGTGACTTGGGTCCCCAGCGTGGCTTAAACCCATAAACTGAATGTGGGGGTGCagacctgtgatcctagcacccaGAGActggaagatcagaagtttgGCGTCATCCCTCGGCTGCTCAAGGAGACCCTGGGATACACAACTACCAGAAagagttggggaggggaggccaaGAGTGGAAaggctttctgtctttccttgccAGTGAGAAGCTCTGTCTTGGTCAGGCTGCAATCGTTGGTGACATCCCTTATCTCATCCCACATTTCCTCATCTGTTTTTATTTCCTAAGGGGAACAAAGCCAGGTAGCACACAAGTGATatgagcacttgggaagctgaggaggaggggttgcatcatataataaacatatttcatatctctataataaaatatataacagcCAAGGCTGCTATAAagcaataccctgtctcaaaacaaacaaataaaaaaaaaaaaaaaaaaaaaaaagggaagctggaagctgggtgtggttgcaCACCTGCAGTCACAGAGTTCAAAGACAGATGGAGGAAGGAATACTTGAcctgagagttcaagaccagctgggCTACTGTGACTTTTCTCATTGATTTGACAAAAATGCCAGGctaaagcaacttaagagagttAGATGAATATCATctctatcaccaccaccaccatcatcaccaccatcaccatcaccatcaacatcaccaccatcaccaccatcaccaccaccaccatcatcaccaccatcaccatcatcaccaccatcaccatcatcaccaccatcaccatcaccatcatcgccATCACCATCAtcgccatcaccatcaccatcatctctctgtgcagcactggccatcctggaactcactccttatgtagaccaggctgtccttgaactaaaagatccacctgcctctgcctcctaaatgctgggatcaaaggtctgcatcaccactg comes from the Mus musculus strain NOD/ShiLtJ chromosome 17 genomic scaffold, GRCm38.p6 alternate locus group NOD/ShiLtJ MMCHR17_CHO_IDD1 genome and includes:
- the Ly6g6f gene encoding lymphocyte antigen 6 complex locus protein G6f precursor, which produces MAVVVFLLFLCGHSQAVADSIQTIYVASGESVEMPCPSPPSLLGGQLLTWFRSPVAGSSTILVAQVQVDKPVSDLRKPEPDSRYKLFGNYSLWLEGSRDEDAGRYWCTVMDQNHKYQNWRVYDVSVLKGSQFSVKSPDGPSCAALLCSVVPARRLDSVTWLEGRNTVRGHAQYFWGEGAALLLVCPTEGLPETRARRPRNIRCLLPQNKRFSFSLAAASAEPSPTVCATLPSWDVPWILVLLFTAGQGVTIIALSIVLWRRRRAQGSRDREPSVPHFKPEVQVYENIHLARLSPPNHKTR